Proteins from one Pirellulales bacterium genomic window:
- the rplR gene encoding 50S ribosomal protein L18 yields MNHEKQIGLQRRRRSFRVRKNTRGTKDRPRLCIVRSLKHTYAQVIDDSKGSTLASAATTEKVLKGQVKYGGNKAAAEAIGRTIAERALAAGIKQVSFDRGSAKYHGRVAALAESARKAGLSF; encoded by the coding sequence ATGAATCACGAAAAACAAATCGGCTTGCAGCGTAGGCGACGGTCGTTCCGTGTGCGGAAAAACACCCGCGGCACGAAAGATCGCCCCCGCCTGTGCATCGTTCGCAGCCTGAAGCATACCTATGCCCAGGTGATTGACGATTCGAAAGGAAGCACGCTGGCTTCGGCCGCGACAACAGAAAAAGTATTGAAAGGCCAAGTTAAATACGGCGGCAACAAAGCAGCCGCCGAAGCGATTGGCCGCACCATTGCAGAGCGGGCTTTGGCGGCCGGAATCAAGCAAGTATCCTTTGACCGCGGCAGCGCAAAATATCATGGCCGTGTCGCCGCCCTGGCCGAGTCAGCGCGCAAAGCAGGATTAAGTTTTTGA
- the rplE gene encoding 50S ribosomal protein L5: protein MAKKDKKTATQETAPSGPPPTPRLLEKFEKEVLPGLSGKLGRKNAMSLPRLQKIVLNMGVGSAVAEKKNLEDAVAALTQITGQKPLVTKARKAISGFKLREGLAIGCKVTLRGARMYEFLDRLVSLALPRVRDFRGLDPNSFDGQGNYSLGLSEQLVFPELNPDKFTRVQGMNVTIVVSGHSNDDSRELLRALGFPFKAEEKSGKDKKGAA, encoded by the coding sequence ATGGCTAAGAAAGACAAAAAAACCGCAACCCAAGAAACCGCCCCCAGCGGACCGCCGCCTACGCCGCGCTTGTTGGAAAAGTTCGAGAAAGAGGTGTTGCCGGGCCTCAGCGGCAAATTGGGCCGCAAAAATGCCATGTCGTTGCCCCGCTTGCAAAAAATCGTGTTGAACATGGGGGTCGGCAGCGCTGTCGCGGAAAAAAAGAACCTCGAAGATGCCGTGGCCGCCCTGACGCAAATCACCGGTCAAAAGCCGTTGGTTACCAAGGCCCGTAAAGCGATTTCCGGTTTCAAATTGCGGGAGGGCCTGGCGATTGGCTGCAAGGTCACGCTGCGCGGCGCACGGATGTACGAATTTTTGGATCGCCTAGTGTCGCTGGCATTGCCCCGAGTGCGCGATTTCCGCGGTTTGGATCCAAACTCGTTCGACGGCCAGGGTAATTACAGCTTGGGCCTGTCGGAGCAACTGGTATTTCCGGAACTTAACCCCGACAAATTCACACGCGTGCAAGGCATGAACGTCACCATTGTGGTTTCCGGACACAGCAACGATGATTCGCGAGAATTGCTCCGGGCTTTGGGTTTCCCCTTCAAAGCCGAAGAAAAGTCGGGCAAGGACAAAAAAGGCGCAGCATAA
- a CDS encoding type Z 30S ribosomal protein S14: protein MASTSKIAKAKQKPKFSTKLRRRCQLCGRPRAVYRKFGLCRICFRKLADQGMIPGVRKASW, encoded by the coding sequence ATGGCCAGCACTTCCAAAATTGCAAAAGCAAAACAAAAGCCCAAATTTTCCACCAAGTTGCGGCGGCGCTGCCAATTGTGCGGCCGTCCCCGGGCAGTGTATCGCAAGTTCGGCCTGTGCCGGATTTGTTTCCGGAAGTTGGCCGACCAAGGCATGATTCCAGGCGTGAGAAAGGCAAGCTGGTAA
- the rplO gene encoding 50S ribosomal protein L15: MNINDVHRSIHKHTKRLRIGRGIGSGRGKTSGRGHKGQGQLAGWAAPVIFEGARMPLIRRIPKRGFHNQWGLRIGIVNLDELQSAFKSGDEVTLETLKAAGLCKRPCDALKVLGQGEIKKKLKVTAHKFSASALEKIKAAGGEAVVLPGPKPVKRKKPRKTAVAK, from the coding sequence ATGAACATCAACGACGTGCATCGCAGCATTCACAAGCATACCAAACGTCTGCGCATAGGCCGCGGCATCGGCTCCGGCAGAGGCAAAACTTCCGGACGCGGCCATAAAGGGCAAGGTCAGCTGGCCGGTTGGGCAGCGCCGGTAATTTTCGAGGGCGCACGCATGCCTCTCATTCGCCGCATTCCCAAGCGCGGCTTTCACAATCAATGGGGCTTGCGGATTGGAATTGTGAACCTGGACGAATTGCAGTCAGCATTCAAGTCGGGCGACGAAGTGACCCTCGAAACGCTGAAAGCGGCTGGTTTATGCAAGCGCCCTTGCGATGCATTGAAAGTGCTGGGCCAGGGAGAAATCAAGAAAAAATTGAAGGTCACGGCCCATAAGTTCAGTGCGTCCGCCTTGGAAAAAATCAAAGCCGCCGGCGGCGAAGCGGTGGTGCTGCCCGGGCCCAAGCCTGTGAAGCGCAAAAAGCCCAGAAAGACCGCGGTTGCCAAGTAA
- the rpsE gene encoding 30S ribosomal protein S5, translated as MPTETSHSGELVEKVIKIRRCAAVVKGGRRFSFAGMVVVGNGRGKVGAGYGKANEVPPAVEKAIKDGSRSMIDIPLEGSTIAHPVLGHFGASDVILLPASPGTGVIAGAAVRAVCEAAGIHDVLTKNYGSTNPINVVKATMNALKQLRTPVEVQRLRGVTLP; from the coding sequence ATGCCCACAGAAACTTCCCACTCCGGCGAACTGGTCGAAAAAGTCATTAAAATCCGGCGCTGCGCGGCAGTAGTCAAAGGCGGCCGCCGGTTCAGCTTTGCGGGCATGGTCGTGGTCGGCAATGGCCGCGGCAAAGTTGGCGCAGGTTACGGCAAAGCCAACGAAGTTCCGCCTGCTGTAGAAAAGGCAATCAAAGATGGCTCTCGCAGCATGATCGATATTCCGCTGGAAGGCAGCACCATCGCTCATCCGGTATTGGGTCACTTCGGCGCTTCGGACGTCATCTTATTGCCAGCTAGTCCTGGCACCGGCGTTATTGCTGGCGCGGCGGTGCGTGCAGTTTGCGAAGCAGCCGGCATTCACGACGTGCTTACCAAAAATTACGGCTCCACAAATCCCATCAACGTGGTCAAAGCCACGATGAACGCCCTTAAGCAACTGCGCACTCCGGTCGAAGTGCAACGACTGCGCGGAGTAACCCTGCCATGA
- the rpsH gene encoding 30S ribosomal protein S8, with protein sequence MITDPIADMLTRIRNAIRVERPTVDMPSSKVKRGVADVLKREGYIWDWKEVESQPANQLRIELKYGPNGERVIRHLKRVSKPGRRMYSGAAKLKPVLSGLGISIISTSRGVVSDREARQRKLGGEVLCELW encoded by the coding sequence ATGATTACTGATCCCATTGCCGATATGCTAACCCGCATCCGTAACGCCATTCGCGTGGAGCGGCCGACGGTCGATATGCCCTCCTCCAAGGTCAAGCGCGGTGTGGCCGATGTGCTCAAGCGCGAAGGTTACATCTGGGACTGGAAGGAAGTGGAATCACAGCCGGCCAACCAGCTGCGCATTGAATTAAAATACGGCCCCAACGGTGAGCGTGTCATCCGGCATTTGAAGCGCGTCAGCAAACCAGGCCGACGAATGTATTCCGGCGCCGCTAAGCTCAAGCCGGTGCTGAGCGGGTTGGGAATTTCCATCATTAGCACCAGCCGTGGCGTGGTTAGCGATCGCGAGGCCCGGCAACGCAAGCTCGGCGGCGAAGTGCTGTGCGAGTTGTGGTAA
- the rplF gene encoding 50S ribosomal protein L6, translating to MSRIGKIPVPVPDKVKVVVAGGEVAVEGPLGKLKQAFLPLVDVKFDDAAKRLVVSRKNDGRQAKAVHGLTRALLRNMVDGVTKGYEKKLEIVGVGYLAAIQKNQLQLRVGFANEVHLPIPAGLNVACPDQTHIVIKGIDKQAVGQFAAEVRAVRKPEPYKGKGIRYDGEQVRRKAGKAVTK from the coding sequence ATGTCCCGAATTGGAAAAATTCCCGTGCCCGTGCCCGATAAGGTGAAAGTCGTCGTCGCCGGCGGCGAAGTGGCCGTCGAAGGTCCTTTGGGCAAACTGAAGCAGGCTTTTTTGCCGCTCGTCGATGTCAAATTCGACGATGCCGCTAAGCGGTTAGTCGTTAGCCGCAAAAACGATGGCCGCCAGGCAAAAGCCGTGCACGGACTCACTCGCGCGCTCTTGCGAAATATGGTCGACGGGGTCACCAAGGGCTACGAAAAGAAGTTGGAAATTGTCGGCGTCGGCTATTTAGCGGCAATCCAAAAAAATCAACTGCAATTGCGGGTGGGTTTTGCCAACGAAGTTCACTTGCCTATTCCTGCCGGATTAAACGTAGCGTGCCCGGACCAAACACACATTGTTATCAAGGGCATCGATAAACAGGCGGTGGGACAATTCGCCGCTGAAGTGCGAGCAGTTCGCAAGCCGGAACCGTACAAAGGCAAAGGCATCCGCTATGACGGCGAGCAAGTTCGTCGCAAGGCCGGTAAGGCAGTTACTAAATAG